The Streptomyces cynarae genome contains a region encoding:
- a CDS encoding ABC transporter permease subunit produces the protein MTTALALPAARFTDLLAAEWIKLRSLRSTYWALGASGLSVVAFNANAARADYANYPHYNGIMRAHFVDIALRDAFTAGAAMILVLAVAGIGAITVVGEYSTGLIRTTFAAVPDRRALMTAKVVVLTAVMTVFGAVVAGASFAVTQAVLDGRGQGVSISHPGALRVVVASALLAPVCALVGMGLGALIRHSATTMVLTVFVLLLLPTMVTERYHWTACVRNALPFNAWDRLVDIGYGHDPFTLASRYPTTVTGGWIVFAAWSLVAAVVAVVTVDRRDV, from the coding sequence ATGACGACCGCCCTCGCCCTGCCCGCCGCCCGATTCACCGATCTGCTCGCCGCCGAGTGGATCAAGCTGCGTTCGCTGCGCTCCACGTACTGGGCGCTCGGCGCCAGCGGCCTCAGCGTCGTCGCCTTCAATGCCAACGCGGCCCGCGCCGACTACGCCAACTATCCGCACTACAACGGGATCATGCGGGCCCACTTCGTCGACATCGCACTGCGGGACGCATTCACCGCCGGCGCCGCCATGATCCTCGTCCTCGCGGTCGCAGGCATCGGCGCCATCACCGTCGTCGGGGAGTACTCGACGGGCCTGATCCGTACGACCTTCGCGGCCGTCCCGGACCGGCGGGCGCTGATGACCGCGAAGGTCGTCGTCCTGACCGCCGTCATGACGGTGTTCGGCGCCGTCGTCGCGGGCGCCTCGTTCGCGGTGACGCAAGCCGTCCTCGACGGGCGCGGTCAGGGCGTGTCGATCAGTCATCCGGGCGCGTTGCGGGTCGTCGTGGCGTCGGCGCTGCTGGCCCCGGTGTGTGCCCTGGTCGGCATGGGTCTGGGCGCGCTGATCCGGCACAGCGCGACGACCATGGTGCTCACCGTGTTCGTCCTGCTGCTCCTGCCGACGATGGTCACCGAGCGCTACCACTGGACGGCCTGTGTCCGGAACGCCCTCCCCTTCAACGCCTGGGACCGTCTGGTCGACATCGGCTACGGGCATGACCCGTTCACCCTGGCATCGCGCTATCCGACGACGGTGACGGGCGGCTGGATCGTGTTCGCGGCGTGGTCCCTCGTGGCGGCGGTCGTCGCGGTGGTCACCGTGGACCGCCGCGACGTGTGA
- the recO gene encoding DNA repair protein RecO produces MSLFRDDGIVLRTQKLGEADRIITLLTRGHGRVRAVARGVRRTKSKFGARLEPFSHVDVQFFARGSELVGRGLPLCTQSETIAPYGGGIVTDYARYTAGTAMLETAERFTDHEGEPAVQQYLLLVGGLRTLARGEHAPHLVLDAFLLRSLAVNGYAPSFGDCAKCGMPGPNRFFSVASGGSVCADCRVPGSVVPSPQALELLGALLTGDWETADACEARYVREGSGLVSAYLHWHLERGLRSLRYVEQ; encoded by the coding sequence ATGAGTCTGTTCCGCGACGACGGCATCGTGCTGCGCACCCAGAAGCTGGGTGAGGCGGACCGGATCATCACGCTGCTCACGCGGGGTCACGGACGCGTACGCGCCGTGGCCCGCGGGGTGCGCCGGACGAAGTCGAAGTTCGGGGCCAGGCTGGAGCCGTTCTCACACGTGGACGTGCAGTTCTTCGCGCGCGGGAGCGAGCTGGTCGGGCGGGGGCTGCCGCTGTGCACGCAGAGCGAGACCATCGCCCCCTACGGCGGTGGGATCGTCACCGATTACGCCCGGTACACCGCCGGGACCGCCATGCTGGAGACCGCCGAGCGGTTCACCGACCATGAGGGGGAGCCGGCCGTCCAGCAGTACCTGCTGCTGGTCGGGGGCCTGAGGACGCTCGCCCGTGGTGAGCACGCGCCGCACCTCGTCCTGGACGCCTTCCTGCTGCGCTCCCTCGCCGTCAACGGCTACGCGCCCAGCTTCGGCGACTGCGCGAAGTGCGGCATGCCCGGGCCGAACCGCTTCTTCTCGGTCGCCTCGGGCGGGTCCGTGTGCGCCGACTGCCGGGTGCCCGGCAGCGTCGTACCCTCGCCGCAGGCCCTGGAACTGCTCGGCGCGCTGCTGACGGGAGACTGGGAGACCGCGGACGCGTGCGAGGCGCGGTACGTCCGGGAGGGCAGCGGGCTCGTGTCTGCGTATCTGCACTGGCACCTGGAGCGGGGACTGCGCTCGCTGCGGTACGTGGAGCAGTAG
- a CDS encoding response regulator, which translates to MTVRVVLADDQQLIRTALRMVMEEIDDLEVVGEAATGEEAVTLTEELRPDVVVMDIRMPQVDGIDATRRITAGPTDTRIVVLTTFDDDDYVYGALRAGASGFLVKDMALDDIIGAVRVVASGDALLAPGVTRRLIQDFAARPGPAPNRRDLRGITDREREVLTLVGSGLSNAEIAAELCISVATAKTYLTRLLTKLDARDRVQLVITAYEAGLVSVG; encoded by the coding sequence ATGACGGTCCGGGTGGTCCTCGCCGACGACCAGCAGTTGATCCGTACGGCGCTGCGGATGGTGATGGAGGAGATCGACGACCTGGAGGTGGTGGGCGAGGCGGCCACGGGTGAGGAGGCGGTGACGCTGACGGAGGAACTGCGCCCGGACGTCGTGGTGATGGACATCCGTATGCCGCAGGTGGACGGCATCGACGCGACGCGCCGCATCACCGCCGGGCCGACGGACACACGGATCGTGGTCCTGACGACCTTCGACGACGACGATTACGTGTACGGGGCGCTGCGCGCGGGCGCGTCCGGGTTCCTGGTCAAGGACATGGCGCTGGACGACATCATCGGGGCGGTGCGGGTGGTGGCTTCCGGCGACGCGCTGTTGGCCCCCGGCGTGACCCGCCGCCTGATCCAGGACTTCGCGGCCCGCCCCGGACCGGCCCCCAACCGCCGCGACCTGAGGGGCATCACGGACCGGGAGCGCGAAGTCCTCACCCTGGTCGGCTCCGGCCTGTCCAACGCGGAGATAGCGGCCGAACTGTGCATCAGCGTGGCCACGGCGAAGACGTACCTGACCCGCCTGCTGACCAAGTTGGACGCGAGGGACCGCGTCCAGCTGGTGATCACGGCGTACGAGGCGGGGCTGGTGTCGGTGGGGTAG
- a CDS encoding isoprenyl transferase — protein MAVRGFLGRQRREYRTPEPHPSGARPPKLPGELVPNHVAIVMDGNGRWAKQRGLPRTEGHKVGAERVLDVLQGAIEMGVGSISLYAFSTENWKRSPDEVRFLMNFNRDFIRKTRDTLDELGVRVRWVGRMPRLWKSVAKELQVAQEQTKGNDRLTLYFCMNYGGRAEIADAVQAIAEEVKAGRLDPSKVNEKTVAKHLYYPDMPDVDLFLRPSGEQRTSNYLLWQSAYAEMVFQDVLWPDFDRRDLWRACVEYASRDRRFGGAIPNEELLAMEGKQE, from the coding sequence ATGGCCGTACGCGGGTTTCTGGGGCGCCAGCGCCGGGAGTACAGGACGCCGGAGCCGCACCCGTCCGGCGCGCGGCCTCCGAAGCTCCCCGGGGAGCTGGTCCCGAACCATGTGGCGATCGTCATGGACGGGAACGGGCGGTGGGCCAAGCAGCGCGGGCTGCCGCGCACCGAGGGGCACAAGGTCGGTGCCGAGCGGGTGCTGGACGTGCTGCAGGGTGCGATCGAGATGGGCGTCGGCAGCATCTCGCTGTACGCCTTCTCCACCGAGAACTGGAAGCGCTCGCCCGACGAGGTCCGCTTCCTGATGAACTTCAACCGCGACTTCATCCGCAAGACCCGCGACACGCTCGACGAACTGGGCGTGCGGGTGCGCTGGGTGGGCCGTATGCCCCGGCTGTGGAAGTCCGTCGCCAAGGAGCTCCAGGTCGCCCAGGAGCAGACCAAGGGCAACGACCGGCTCACGCTGTACTTCTGCATGAACTACGGCGGCCGCGCGGAGATCGCGGACGCGGTGCAGGCCATCGCGGAGGAGGTCAAGGCCGGCCGGCTCGACCCGTCGAAGGTCAACGAGAAGACGGTCGCCAAGCACCTGTACTACCCGGACATGCCGGACGTCGACCTGTTCCTGCGCCCGAGCGGCGAGCAGCGCACCTCCAACTACCTGCTGTGGCAGAGCGCCTACGCCGAGATGGTCTTCCAGGACGTGCTGTGGCCGGACTTCGACCGGCGGGACCTGTGGCGGGCATGCGTCGAGTACGCCTCCCGCGACCGCCGCTTCGGCGGCGCGATCCCGAACGAGGAGCTGCTGGCGATGGAGGGCAAGCAGGAGTAG
- a CDS encoding Fur family transcriptional regulator, translated as MTTAGPPVKGRATRQRAAVAAALDEVDEFRSAQELHDMLKHKGDSVGLTTVYRTLQSLADAGEVDVLRTSDGESVYRRCSTGEHHHHLVCRVCGKAVEVEGPAVEKWAEAIAAEHGFVNVAHTVEIFGTCAECAGAESER; from the coding sequence GTGACCACCGCAGGACCGCCCGTGAAGGGCCGCGCCACCCGGCAGCGTGCCGCTGTCGCGGCGGCCCTCGACGAGGTCGACGAGTTCCGCAGCGCGCAGGAACTCCACGACATGCTCAAGCACAAGGGCGACTCGGTGGGCCTGACGACGGTCTACCGCACCCTGCAGTCCCTCGCCGACGCAGGCGAGGTCGACGTCCTGCGCACCTCCGACGGCGAGTCCGTCTACCGCCGCTGCTCGACCGGCGAACACCACCACCACCTGGTCTGCCGCGTCTGCGGCAAGGCCGTCGAAGTCGAGGGCCCCGCGGTGGAGAAGTGGGCGGAGGCGATCGCGGCAGAGCACGGTTTCGTCAACGTCGCCCACACGGTGGAGATCTTCGGCACGTGCGCGGAGTGCGCGGGCGCCGAGTCCGAACGCTGA
- a CDS encoding sensor histidine kinase, whose product MPATPPLPPLKRVPPGAWIALVWFASTLFTLLTRVRLPGELEPEKWPAAQLYRWDGVTITVLSTAAALYGSRLLVRRPLLALALLILASVFETTDLAAGGIPMTQYLAAMLALYFIAATRPRRTAAIALVMALVTLVVYEATRLLRGWGVSTSAELAVALVTAIAWLLGNSAYQAHEHAERVRAQTAAQAVTEERLRIAREMHDTVAHSIGIIALQAGAAARVAATRPEAAREAMRAVETTGRETLAGLRRMLVALRAADVGHGDGTEAVPTAGLDDVDRLAAETTAAGVRVEVRRLGEPRPLPPDLDLSAFRIIQESVTNVVRHSGTDACRVTVDYADDVLALEVTDDGRGRGTSTDTGFGLAGMRERVALLHGEFSAAPRPEGGYRVAARLPVPEGVR is encoded by the coding sequence ATGCCCGCCACTCCACCGCTGCCCCCGCTCAAGCGTGTGCCGCCGGGCGCGTGGATCGCGCTTGTGTGGTTCGCGAGCACACTGTTCACGCTGCTGACGCGGGTCAGACTGCCCGGTGAGCTGGAACCCGAGAAATGGCCCGCCGCTCAGCTCTACCGCTGGGACGGCGTGACGATCACCGTGCTGTCCACGGCCGCCGCGCTGTACGGCAGTCGCCTGCTGGTCCGCAGACCGCTCCTGGCTCTGGCCCTGCTGATCCTGGCCTCGGTCTTCGAGACGACCGACCTGGCGGCGGGCGGGATCCCGATGACGCAGTACCTCGCGGCCATGCTGGCGCTGTACTTCATCGCGGCGACCCGCCCGCGCCGGACCGCGGCCATCGCACTGGTGATGGCACTCGTCACACTCGTGGTGTACGAGGCCACGCGGCTGCTGCGCGGATGGGGCGTCAGCACATCGGCGGAGCTGGCGGTGGCGCTGGTCACCGCGATCGCCTGGCTGCTCGGCAACTCCGCGTACCAGGCACATGAACACGCGGAGCGCGTCCGCGCGCAGACCGCCGCGCAGGCGGTGACGGAGGAACGGCTGCGCATAGCCCGCGAGATGCACGACACCGTGGCCCACAGCATCGGCATCATCGCCCTCCAGGCGGGCGCGGCGGCCCGGGTGGCGGCGACCCGGCCCGAGGCGGCACGCGAGGCGATGCGGGCGGTGGAGACGACGGGCCGGGAGACGCTGGCCGGGCTGCGGCGGATGCTGGTCGCGCTGCGGGCGGCTGACGTGGGCCACGGGGACGGCACGGAGGCGGTGCCGACCGCCGGCCTGGACGACGTCGACCGCCTCGCCGCCGAGACGACGGCAGCGGGGGTGCGCGTGGAGGTGCGGCGGCTGGGCGAGCCCCGCCCCCTTCCCCCCGACCTCGACCTGTCGGCGTTCCGGATCATCCAGGAGTCCGTCACCAACGTCGTACGGCACTCCGGTACGGACGCCTGCCGGGTGACCGTGGACTACGCCGACGACGTGCTCGCCCTCGAGGTGACGGACGACGGGCGGGGCCGCGGCACGTCGACGGACACCGGCTTCGGCCTGGCGGGCATGCGGGAACGGGTCGCGCTGCTGCACGGGGAGTTCAGCGCGGCTCCCCGCCCGGAGGGCGGCTACCGGGTGGCGGCGCGGCTGCCGGTACCGGAGGGCGTCCGATGA
- a CDS encoding helix-turn-helix domain-containing protein: protein MANGARQAAWEFFGAELKRRRENAGFTQAALGARVFVSGGYIGQFEQAIRKPQLDVAQRIDEILQTEGFFERTWRKLIDDARYADYFAEVVELERTATKICEFAPALVPGLLQTAEYTRAVTLASNPFVTEEYIQEKVAARVERAQVLADATGPVYWVILHEHVVRIPVGGGAEMAAQLDHIAELARQRRALVQVLPTSAGAYPLMGRMVTLFEFEDAPPTAYTEAVYSGSLLDDPALVKRVQGAYDLLRAAALPPKASLALIESAAEDHRRCAGTT from the coding sequence ATGGCCAACGGTGCGCGGCAGGCGGCATGGGAGTTCTTCGGTGCCGAGCTGAAGCGGCGACGGGAGAACGCGGGGTTCACCCAGGCGGCGCTTGGGGCGCGTGTTTTCGTATCGGGCGGCTACATCGGCCAATTCGAACAGGCGATTCGCAAACCCCAGTTGGACGTGGCACAGCGGATCGACGAGATCCTGCAAACCGAGGGCTTTTTCGAGCGGACGTGGCGAAAGCTCATTGATGACGCGAGATATGCGGATTATTTCGCGGAGGTGGTGGAGCTCGAGCGGACGGCGACGAAGATCTGCGAGTTCGCGCCTGCGCTGGTGCCGGGGTTGTTGCAGACGGCCGAGTACACGCGGGCCGTGACCTTGGCGAGCAACCCGTTCGTCACCGAGGAGTACATCCAGGAGAAGGTGGCCGCTCGTGTGGAGCGCGCGCAGGTCCTGGCTGACGCCACAGGCCCCGTGTACTGGGTGATCCTGCACGAGCACGTGGTGCGCATCCCGGTGGGCGGCGGTGCCGAGATGGCGGCACAGTTGGACCACATCGCAGAACTGGCGCGGCAGCGCAGGGCCCTGGTGCAGGTGCTGCCGACGAGCGCGGGCGCCTACCCGCTCATGGGCCGCATGGTCACGCTCTTCGAGTTCGAGGACGCGCCGCCAACCGCCTATACAGAGGCGGTGTATTCGGGGAGCCTGCTCGATGATCCGGCCCTGGTGAAGCGTGTACAGGGGGCATACGATCTGCTCAGGGCCGCCGCACTGCCGCCGAAGGCGTCCCTCGCCCTGATCGAGTCGGCGGCGGAGGACCACAGACGATGCGCGGGTACGACCTGA
- a CDS encoding DUF397 domain-containing protein, translating into MRGYDLSNARWRKSSYSDDNGGSCVEVADGVPGVVPVRDSKVPGGPVVLVSPAAWTAFVRGPVISRTS; encoded by the coding sequence ATGCGCGGGTACGACCTGAGCAACGCCCGTTGGCGCAAAAGCAGCTACAGCGACGACAACGGTGGTAGCTGCGTCGAAGTCGCCGACGGAGTCCCCGGTGTCGTCCCCGTCCGGGACAGCAAGGTGCCCGGAGGTCCCGTGGTGCTCGTGAGCCCGGCCGCCTGGACGGCGTTCGTGCGCGGACCGGTGATCTCGCGCACGAGCTGA
- a CDS encoding metal ABC transporter permease — translation MDFLNYAFMQRALLAAVLVGITAPAVGIYLVQRRQALMGDGIGHVAMTGVGLGFLLSTSPVWMATAVSVLGSVLMELIRWYGKTRGDIALAMLFYGGMAGGVMFINLAPGGSNANLTSYLFGSLSTVSQSDVVAICLLAAFVVLVTLGLRRQLFAVSQDEEFARVTGLPVRALNLLTAVTAAVTVTVAMRVVGLLLVSALMVVPVAAAQQLGRSFAATFAIAVAIGVTVTLGGTITSYYQDVPPGATIVLLTIAAFIALTALAAPLARRRARALAAAQPAGDPAECAIPATREAGDEVGV, via the coding sequence ATGGACTTCCTGAACTACGCCTTCATGCAGCGGGCCCTGCTCGCCGCCGTCCTGGTCGGCATCACGGCCCCCGCCGTCGGCATCTACCTCGTCCAGCGCCGCCAGGCCCTGATGGGCGACGGCATCGGCCACGTGGCGATGACCGGCGTCGGCCTCGGCTTCCTCCTGTCCACCTCACCGGTGTGGATGGCGACGGCCGTCTCCGTCCTCGGCTCGGTCCTCATGGAACTGATCCGCTGGTACGGGAAGACGCGCGGCGACATCGCGCTCGCGATGCTCTTCTACGGCGGTATGGCCGGCGGCGTCATGTTCATCAACCTCGCACCGGGCGGCTCCAACGCGAACCTGACGTCGTACCTGTTCGGCTCGTTGTCCACCGTCTCGCAGTCCGACGTGGTGGCGATCTGCCTGCTCGCGGCCTTCGTCGTCCTGGTCACCCTCGGCCTGCGCCGCCAGCTCTTCGCGGTCAGCCAGGACGAGGAGTTCGCCCGGGTGACGGGCCTGCCGGTGCGCGCCCTGAACCTGCTGACGGCGGTCACCGCCGCCGTGACCGTGACAGTCGCGATGCGGGTGGTCGGTCTCCTCCTGGTCTCCGCGCTGATGGTGGTCCCGGTGGCGGCCGCGCAGCAGCTCGGCCGCAGCTTCGCGGCGACCTTCGCGATCGCGGTCGCCATCGGCGTGACCGTCACCCTCGGCGGCACGATCACGTCGTACTACCAGGACGTGCCGCCCGGCGCGACGATCGTGCTGCTGACCATCGCCGCGTTCATCGCACTCACCGCCCTCGCCGCTCCGCTGGCCCGGCGACGCGCGCGGGCGCTCGCCGCCGCACAGCCCGCCGGGGACCCCGCAGAGTGCGCGATTCCGGCCACTCGGGAGGCCGGCGACGAGGTCGGAGTCTGA
- a CDS encoding FG-GAP repeat domain-containing protein encodes MIIARRRRAFRGALAATAVTAVMATTAGTASASGDPAGAARTRTAAGAQQQARGVQSLGPRVRADGTVETPSFALTAVHKRTAELYLYFTDRKGGFEPREDVGVTFEAFADSIDVDNDKDGWSDGTWYLYKDGKLDYLWIDDHLDMHTNHVGTGWNIYTTVLSPGNLAGAKEADLIGVDKAGVLWEYLAYPDGKLTSRKRIGQGWGQYTQIAGQGDLTGDGRADIVARDKSGVLWLYKGTGDYQAPFAPRTRIGGGWNTYDRLLSVGDLDADGKPDLIARKPNGDLLRYSGTGNTQSVFQKPVKIGSGFQAYNLL; translated from the coding sequence ATGATCATTGCCCGACGTCGGCGTGCGTTTCGGGGCGCACTGGCCGCCACCGCCGTCACGGCCGTGATGGCCACCACGGCCGGTACGGCCTCCGCCTCCGGCGACCCGGCCGGGGCCGCCCGGACGCGTACCGCGGCCGGGGCACAGCAGCAGGCCCGGGGCGTCCAGAGCCTGGGTCCGCGCGTCCGCGCGGACGGCACGGTGGAGACGCCCAGCTTTGCGCTGACGGCCGTTCACAAGCGGACCGCAGAGCTGTACCTGTACTTCACGGACCGCAAGGGCGGTTTCGAGCCCCGCGAAGACGTGGGGGTCACCTTCGAAGCCTTCGCCGACTCGATCGATGTCGACAACGACAAGGACGGGTGGAGCGACGGCACCTGGTACCTCTACAAGGACGGGAAGCTGGACTACCTGTGGATCGATGACCACCTCGACATGCACACCAACCATGTCGGCACGGGCTGGAACATCTACACCACGGTCCTCTCCCCCGGAAACCTCGCGGGAGCCAAGGAGGCCGACCTCATCGGCGTCGACAAGGCCGGTGTTCTGTGGGAGTACCTCGCCTACCCGGACGGAAAGCTCACCTCGCGGAAACGTATCGGCCAAGGCTGGGGCCAGTACACCCAGATCGCCGGCCAGGGTGATCTGACCGGTGACGGAAGGGCCGACATCGTCGCTCGGGACAAGTCCGGCGTCCTGTGGCTCTACAAGGGCACCGGCGACTACCAGGCCCCGTTCGCTCCCCGTACGAGGATCGGCGGCGGCTGGAACACGTACGACCGGCTGCTGTCGGTCGGCGACCTCGACGCCGACGGAAAGCCGGACCTGATCGCTCGCAAGCCGAACGGCGACCTGCTCCGGTACTCGGGCACGGGCAACACCCAGTCCGTGTTCCAGAAGCCGGTCAAGATCGGCAGCGGGTTCCAGGCGTACAACCTGCTGTAG
- a CDS encoding ABC transporter ATP-binding protein, with product MIEVSKLTRRYGDTTAVRDLSFTVRPGHVTGFLGPNGAGKTTTLRMLLGLIEPTSGTATVSGHSFRRHPRGLHHVGALLDAGDVHGGRSARAHLHALARSNGIPTRRVDEVLTEVGLTGAAARRRIGGYSLGMKQRLGIATALLGDPPVLLFDEPLNGLDPEGVLWVRQLFRRLAAEGRTVFVSSHLMSEMEHTADELVVIGRGELIAAESLDEFAARGTQPTVTVRTPDAGALAALLSAEGAAVVPYDTETLKVAGVDSVRIGEIAHEHRFLLWELAAQAASLEAAFMELTADSVEYLAGESR from the coding sequence GTGATCGAAGTCAGCAAACTCACCAGACGCTACGGCGACACCACCGCCGTCCGCGACCTCTCCTTCACCGTCCGCCCCGGCCACGTCACCGGCTTCCTCGGCCCGAACGGCGCCGGCAAGACGACCACCCTGCGCATGCTGCTCGGTCTCATCGAGCCGACCTCCGGCACCGCGACCGTCAGCGGGCACTCCTTCCGCCGGCATCCGCGCGGGCTGCACCACGTCGGTGCCCTCCTCGACGCCGGTGACGTGCACGGCGGCCGTTCAGCCCGGGCGCACCTGCACGCGCTGGCCCGCAGCAACGGCATCCCCACGCGTCGCGTGGACGAAGTCCTCACCGAGGTGGGGCTCACGGGTGCCGCCGCCCGGCGCCGGATCGGCGGCTACTCGCTCGGCATGAAGCAGCGCCTCGGTATCGCCACCGCACTGCTCGGCGACCCGCCCGTCCTCCTCTTCGACGAACCGCTCAACGGGCTCGACCCGGAAGGGGTGTTGTGGGTGAGGCAGCTCTTCCGCAGGCTCGCCGCCGAAGGACGTACCGTCTTCGTCTCGAGCCATCTCATGTCCGAGATGGAGCACACCGCCGACGAGTTGGTGGTCATCGGCCGGGGCGAACTGATCGCCGCCGAGAGCCTCGACGAGTTCGCCGCGCGCGGCACCCAGCCCACCGTGACCGTGCGGACGCCCGACGCCGGTGCTCTGGCCGCGCTGCTGTCGGCCGAGGGCGCGGCCGTGGTGCCGTACGACACCGAGACACTGAAGGTCGCCGGGGTCGACTCGGTACGGATCGGGGAGATCGCCCACGAACACCGGTTCCTTCTGTGGGAGCTGGCCGCCCAGGCCGCCTCCCTGGAGGCGGCGTTCATGGAACTGACCGCCGACAGCGTCGAATACCTCGCCGGAGAGTCCCGATGA